ATGGAGAATGGACTCGATCAGGTGCCGGCGGTCGCGACCAAGGTCGGCGGGCTGAAGGTGATCCAGGGCGTCTGGCTCGGCAGCAACCGCGCCAAGAACTTTGCGCAAGTGGCGACTGCCGTCCGCCTCACCAAGGAATTCCCCGACACCATCTCTTCGCTCGTCGTCGGCAATGAGGTGCTGCTGCGCGGGGAAATGACGACGGCCGATCTGATCGCCATCATCCGTTCGGTGAAGGGGCAGGTCAGCGTGCCCGTCACCTATGCCGACGTCTGGGAATACTGGCTGAAGAACCGCGACGTCTACGACGCCGTCGACTTCGTCACGATCCACATCCTGCCCTATTGGGAGGACATGCCGGTGCGGGCGAAGTTCGCAGCCTCCCATGTGGAGTCAATTCGCGAGCGGATGGCCGTGGCATTCCCAGGCAAGGAGATCCTGATCGGCGAGACCGGCTGGCCGAGCGAAGGACGCATGCGCGACGGCGCGCTGCCGTCGCGCACCAACCAGGCCCGGGTCGTCTCGGAAATCTTGGGGCTGGCGAAGGCGCAGAAATTCCGGGTCAACCTGATCGAGGCCTATGACCAGCCCTGGAAGCGCCGGCTCGAAGGCACCGTCGGCGGCTATTGGGGCCTTATCGATTCCGTGCGCCGGCAGCTCAAATATCCGCCGGGCCAGCCGATCAGCAATTTCCCGTACTGGAAATGGTACATGGGCGCCGGCATGGGCCTCAGCGTGCTCGTGTTCGCGGTCGCCGGCATCACGCTGCGGCGCAGGCCCTGGACACCGCGCTTCTCGGCTTGGCTCGGCGTCGGCATCTCGGCGACGACTGCGGGCATCCTGCTCGGGATCGGCGCCGACAAGATGTACTATGAGAGTTACGGCTGGGGCGGCTGGCTGCAATGGGGCGCGCTGCTGCTTGCCGGCATCCTGTCGCCGATCCTCTGCTCGCAGGCGCTGGTCATCGGCCGCAGCCTGCCGACCTTCCTCGATCTGCTCGGTCCGCGCGAGGAACGAAAGTGGTCGAAGCTCACCGCCGTGCTCGGTCTGACGCTGGTCGTGACCGCAGTGATCGCGGCCGAGACCGCGCTCGGGTTCGTGTTCGATCCGCGTTACCGCGACTTTCCCTACGCTTCGCTGACGATGGCGGTGGTGCCGTTTGCGCTTCTGATGCTGAACCGGCCGCAGATCGGCGTGCGTCCGATCGCGGAGGCGGTGTTCGCGGGGTTACTCGCGCTGTCGGCGGCCTATACGCTGCTCAATGAAGGCCGCGACAACTGGCAGTCGCTGTGGACCTGCGCGATCTATCTGCTGTTCGCGCTCACGCTGTGGCGGGCGCGGGCCGAGCAAAGCCAAGAATGAGCAGGCCGATCGCCAGTCCCGACAGGATGATGTTGTAGAGCACGATGCCGAGCCCGGCGGCGATCACGCCGAGCGTCAGCAGCACGATCGAAGGCCGCATCAAGTTCAGCGTCGCGATCACCAACGCGACGATGCCGAATACCGAATTCTTGAACAGCGACGTCGAGACCGAGCGCGCCTTGCAGATCATGCTCTGCAGGCCGGCATCGCAGGCGAGCGCCACCTGCGAGAACTCGATCGCGAGATAGCGGACATAGAGTGCCCAGCCGACGGTGACGAAGCCGACGACGAGCAGGAACTGCACCTGATAGGGCGTTAGGCGAAAGGGTTTTTTCTTCATGGGACCAATATGGTCGGGAAGGCGCGAGCGGGCAACAGGGGAGCTGGATCTTTCCGACGAATTCGCCTGAGAATCTCGAGCTAATCGCCTGATGGCGTGTAGCTTTCGATGCCAGCCTGACCTGATGAGGTTTGCCGGGTCGAGAGTGACGACATCCCTCGTATGTCGGGCAACTTCACGGGATGATCCGGCGCAGCACGCGTTCGTAGATGTGATCCGTGCGGAACGTGGGTCTGGCTTTCGCGCGGAATGCTTGTGCGAGCTCGAGGCGTCGTTCGTAGATCCCATCGGTCAGATCGACCAGATAAGGATCGACAATGTCGTCGATCAACTGCTGCGTCAGTGGAGTGCTGGAATTGGAGAGCGCGAGGAGCGCATCGACCGTATCGTCAAAGGTCGGCCTGGTTAGCTTTCCTCGATCGCGCATGGCCTTCTCTCAGGGAAGCAGCCACACGATGAGCTGCCAGCTCACCCAACTGATCGCCGCCACCCAAGTTGCCGTAGCTGCCGCGGCCAGCGCCAGCAAGCCGGCCGGCAAAACGCTGTCGCGAAGCCTCTGCGGATGATCGGTTTGGGCAGCCGGGTCTGCTTTGTTCGTTTCGTCGAGCATGTGCCTGCAGCGCGCATGGAGGCGAGCGCCAACGATTGCGTCGGCCGCTCTGGTTCACGACCGGGATAACTTGGCAGTCGCTAGCCGGTTTCTACGGCGGACTGAAAATTTGGGTGTATCCAGATGGCGGTTCAGTAAGCCGCCACTGCGGCTGCCGCGCTCAGGGCATGGGGTGTGATCGTTTCGGCCGAGGTCGACCGCCTCGCTTGACCGAAACTTGCATAACGCGGTGCGACGTATGACGAGAGCTTAGTCCGCCCTGCGCCTGAAGAACGACGACAGGGTCGATCCCGTCGACGCGGTCTCCGGCTTCGCCGGAGCAGTCGGCGGCGGTGGAGGCGCAGGCTCTTCATGCTTCGAGCGTTTGGAGGAGTAGCCGCGGCGACGCTGCGGCTTCTCGGGCTTGACGGCGGGGGCGGGCGGTGTCTCGGCTTGCGTCGCCGTGTCCTGGTCCTTGCCCGTCTCAGCGCTCTTGTCCTGTCCCTTGTCTTGCGCCTTCTCCTGAGCCTTCTCTTGCCCCTTGTCCTGACTCTTCTCCTGGCCGCCGCGCATCGATAGACGCTGGCCGTCGAACACGGTGGTCTCGCAATGGCGGTTGTTCTCGGTCAGGCCGGCGCAGAGTTTTGCCGCGGCGGCGGCATTGATCAGGGGACCGGCGCCGAGGCGAAGCTGCATGCCGAGCCCGTTAATGCCTTCCTTGATCATGATGATGGGGCGGAGCCCCGCGATCTCCGGATTGGATTTGGTCAGGCCGCGCCAGAGCGCGCGCAAGCCGTCGATCGAGTTGGCACCACCGAGATCGATTGCAAAACGTGTCTGCTGAACCGCGATCGCAGGCGCCTCGCTCTCGGCCACCTCCGGCTTCGCTGCCACTGCCGCGACTTCGGCGGGAGCGGGCGCCGACTCGACCTTCTTCTCGGCCGCTTCGGGCTGCATCAGTTTTTGTGCGGCCGGATCAGGCGGCGCCATGATCGACTTCGACGCGACTAGCGGAATGGCCGGCAGCGCCGAACTGGCGGGTGGTGACTGCGGCACGAGCGAGGCCGCTGCCGCGGCCGCGGTCTGCGGCGGCGGGCTCGGCTGATCCTTTGCGGCCTCCTTCGAAGCTTCCTTTGGCTCCTTGGCTGCACCCGTCCGCGGCTTCTCGCTTGACGATGGCGTCGTCGAGGCGACCGGCGCGACGTCGGGTGCTGCGGGCGCCGGCTGTGCGGCCGCGACCTGTGCGTCCTGCGGCTTCGCGGTCGACACCTGCAGCGGCGCGGCCGTCTGTTTGGCGATGGCGCCGGTGACGGAATCGAGCCCTTGCTCCAGCACTGTGACGCGCGCGTAGAGACGGTCGCGATCACTGTTCAGCGTCTCGATGGCGGAGGCGAGTCTGCGGGCTTCGTTCTGGCTTTCCTTGGTCAGCATCTGGAGCCGGTCGGCCTGGCGCGACAGATCGGCGGACGCGACCTGGTCGCGCCGCCAGCCGAGCTGCGCCTGGTTGGCGAGCACGGCCACGACGACGGCGCCGACGGCCGCAACGCCCCACGAACCCAGTCGCCACAGCATGCGGCGGTCGAACGCGCTCTCCTCGGCCACCAATCCGGAGAAAAGCCCGCTGGTCTCCCTGGTGTCGAAGGCATTGGCCAGTGGATCGGAATCCTTTGCCATGAACGTCAGTGCCCAGCCCCGCCGCATTCCCCGAATCAATCACGGAACATTAACAGGAAAACTGTCCTGCACTTGAATTCCGGGCGTTTGCGGGGGTAGCAAGGCAGCTCATGAGGGCGTCGGCCTGCTGCCGGCGCCGATTGATTCGGCCTTACTTGACAGGATTGCAATGACCGCCCGCTCAAGCCTCACGATCGTGCTCGCCGCCGGCGAAGGCACGCGCATGCGATCGAGCCTGCCGAAGGTGCTGCATCCCGTCGCAAGCCAGACGCTGCTCGCCCATGTGCTCGCCGCCGCGCCGCAGGGAACCGGCACCTCGCTCGCGGTCGTGGTGGGTCCCGACCATCAGGCGGTCGCCGATGAGGCCAAGCGGATCCGGCCCGATGCGCTGACCTTCGTGCAAGCCGAGCGGCTCGGTACCGCTCATGCGGTGCTGGCGGCGCGCGAGGCGATCGCGCGCGGGGCCGACGATCTCCTGATCGCGTTCGGCGACACGCCGCTGATTTCCGCCGAGACTTTCGCGCGGCTGCGCGCGCCGCTCGCCAAGGGCGCGGCGCTCACCGCGCTCGGCTTCCGCGCCGCCGATCCCACCGGCTACGGCCGCTTCATCGTTGACGGCGATCACCTGGTCGCCATCCGCGAGCAGGCCGATGCCAGCCCTGAAGAGCGCGAGATCACGCTGTGCAATGCCGGGGTGATGGCGCTCGACGGGCGGCGGGCGCTGGCGATCCTCGATAAGATCGGCAATGCGAATTCGAAGGGCGAATATTATCTCACCGATGCGGTCGGTATCGTCCGCGAACAGGGAGGGGAAGCCGTGGTGATCGAGACCAGCGAGGACGAAGTGCGCGGCATCAACACCAAGGCGCAGCTTGCCGAGGCCGAAGCCGTGATGCAGGCGCGGCTGCGGAAAGCTGCGATGGAGGCCGGCGTCACTCTGATTGCGCCGGAGACCGTTTTTCTCGCGGCCGACACCGTGTTCGGCAAGGACGTGACGATCGAGCCGTTCGTGGTGATCGGTCCCGGCGTCTCGATCGCCGACGGCACGGTGATCCATTCCTTCTCGCACATCGTGCAGACCTCGCTCGGCAGGAACGTCTCGATCGGTCCCTATGCGCGGCTTCGGCCCGGCACCTCGCTCGGCGACGGCGCCCGCATCGGCAATTTCGTGGAGACCAAGGCCGCGACGCTGGAAGCCGGCGTCAAGGTCAATCATCTCTCCTACATCGGCGATGCCACGATCGGCGCCAATTCCAACATCGGCGCCGGCACCATCACCTGCAACTACGACGGCTTCAAGAAGCACAAGACCACGATCGGGCAGGGCGCCTTCGTCGGCACCAACTCCTCGCTGGTGGCGCCGATCAAGATCGGCAACGGCGCCTATATCGGCTCGGGCTCGGTGATTACCCGCGACGTGCCCGACGATGCGATGGCGCTGGAGCGCAATCAGCAGACCATCAGGGAAGGCGGCGCGACGCGCTATCGCGAGCTGAAGACGGGCGGCAAGACGCCGGAAAAGTAGGCGGCGTTATTCGTCGTCGGCGAATTCCGAGAAGATCGCGCGGGTCAGGCGCCAGCCGCGTGGCTTGGCGCGCTTCACCGGCTCGCCGGCCGGATGCTTCACGAAGACGGGCTTGCTTTCCTTGCCGCGTTGGGGCGGCGGCCAGTGTGCCAGATGCGTGCCCGCGGTCTCGCTCGCGCGCAAGTAAATCGACGACAGACCTTTGCGGTCGGATGAGCTTCTCATGGCCGTCTCTCCAGGGCGGGAATCGTTGGCCAAACGTGTTGACAACGAGTTAATGCACGGGGTTAAAGGCCGGCCAATTCGACGCAGAACAGGGCTGCCGCCACTTGCTGCTGTCGCAATCCGCAACAATTGTTGAGTATCTGCTTCGTTGCGAATTTCGATAAAAACCGAACGCGTCGTTTTGGCGATTTTTCGACGATTTAGGGGATATTGAACCGCATGTGCGGGATTGTCGGCATTCTCGGGCGCGAGCCGGTTGCGGAGCAACTGGTGGATTCGCTCAAGCGTCTTGAATATCGCGGCTACGATTCCGCAGGCGTTGCCACGCTCGAAGGCAGCCATCTCGAGCGCCGCCGCGCCGAAGGCAAGCTGAAGAACCTCGAGAAGCGGCTCTATGCCGAGCCGCTTCTGGGCACGACCGGCATCGGCCACACCCGCTGGGCCACGCACGGCAAGCCGACTGAGCACAATGCGCATCCGCACGCAACCGAGCGCGTCGCCGTCGTCCACAACGGCATCATCGAGAATTTCCGCGAGCTGCGTGAGGAGCTCGAGAAGAAGGGTACGGTGTTCCACACCGAGACCGACACCGAGATCGTGCTGCATCTCGTCGACGACCTGCTGACGCGCGGCAACAAGCCGGTCGAGGCGGTGAAGCTGACGCTGGCGCGGCTGCGTGGTGCCTTCGCGCTCGGCTTCATCTTCGCTGGTGAGGACGATCTGATGATCGGCGCCCGCAACGGGCCGCCGCTCGCGATCGGCTATGGCGAGGGCGAAATGTATCTCGGCTCGGATGCCATCGCGCTCGGCCCGTTCACCGATACGATCAGCTATCTCGACGATGGCGACTGGGTCGTGCTGAGCCGCAAGGGCGCCACGATCTTCGACAAGGACGGTCATGCCGTCCAGCGCGAGAAGATCAAGCACGCGGCCTCGACCTCGCTGGTCGACAAGGCCAACTACCGCCACTTCATGGCGAAGGAAATCCACGAGCAGCCGGAGGTGGTCGGCCATACGCTGGCGCGCTACGTCGACATGGCGACCGAGCGCGTGTTGCTGCCGGTCAAGCTGCCGTTCGACTTCAGCGCCATCGAGCGCGTCACCATTACGGCCTGCGGCACCGCGAGCTACGCCGGCTATGTCGCGAAATACTGGTTCGAGCGCTTTGCGCGCCTGCCGGTCGAGGTCGATGTCGCCTCCGAATTCCGCTACCGCGAGGCCCCGTTACGCAAGGGCGATCTCGCCGTCTTCATCTCGCAGTCCGGCGAGACCGCCGACACGCTGGCCGCGCTGCGCTACGCCAAGGCCGCGGGCGTGCACACGGTGGCCGTGGTCAACGTGCCGACCTCGACGATCGCGCGCGAGAGCGAGACCGTGTTGCAGACGCTCGCCGGCCCCGAGATCGGCGTCGCCTCGACCAAGGCCTTCACCTGCCAGCTCATGGTGCTGGCCGCACTCGCAGTCGCCGCCGGCAAGGCGCGCGGCGAATTGTCCGAGCAAGACGAGACCAAGCTCGTGCACGGCCTCGTCGAAATCCCGCGCCTGATGGCGGACGCGCTCACCACCGAGGTCCAGATCGAGAAGCTCGCGCGCGAGATCGCGAGGTCGCGCGACGTGCTCTATCTCGGCCGCGGCACCAGCTTTCCCCTCGCGCTCGAAGGCGCGCTGAAGCTGAAGGAAATCTCCTACATCCACGCCGAGGGCTACGCCGCCGGCGAGCTCAAGCACGGGCCGATCGCGCTGATCGACGAGAACGTGCCGGTGGTGGTGATTGCGCCCCATGACCGTGTGTTCGAGAAAACCGTCTCCAACATGCAGGAAGTGGCCGCGCGCGGCGGCAACATCATCCTGATGACCGACGCCAAGGGCGCGGCCGAGGCCACCGTCGATTCCCTCGTCACCATCGTCATGCCGGACATGGCGGCGGCCTTCGCGCCGATGGTCTATGCCATCCCCGTGCAGTTGCTCGCCTACCATACGGCGGTGGTGATGGGCACCGACGTCGACCAGCCGCGCAACCTCGCCAAATCGGTGACCGTGGAATAGGCAGGCGGGCCAGTCGCCGCTCGCTATGTGGTCTTCAAAAATCTGCTAGAAGACCCTAGCTAGAGAGTTGCGACCGACCTGGAACCCGAATGACCGCCCGCCACGACGCGTCTCCGCCTGCATCTCCGGTTGATCCGATCCCGGAACCGCACACCGGCCTGATGGGCCGTTTCCGCAACTATTTCCTTACCGGGCTGGTTGTTACCGGTCCGATCGCGATCACCCTCTATCTGGTTTGGTGGTTCGTCACCTGGGTCGACGGCGTGGTGCGGCCGTTTGTGCCGTTGGCCTACCGGCCCGAAACCTATTTGCCCTATGGCGTTCCAGGCTGGGGGCTGATTGTCGCATTTTTCACGCTGACACTGGTCGGCTTCCTGGCGGCCAACCTGATCGGCAGGACTCTGGTCGATGTCGGCGAGACCTTTCTCGGCCGGATCCCGGCCGTTCGCGCCATCTACCGTGGCTTGAAGCAGGTCTTCGAGACGCTGTTCTCGGGCAAGGGTTCGAGCTTCCGCAAGGTGGGTCTCGTCGAGTTTCCGTCTCCGGGCATGTGGTCGATCGTGCTGATCTCGCAATCACCGAGCGAGGACATTGCGCGCAGCCTGCCGGGGGAGGAGCACGTCTCGGTGTTCCTGCCGTGCTCGCCGAACCCGACCACCGGCTTCTTCTTCTACGTGCCCAAAAGCAAGATCATCGAGGTCGAGCTGAGCGCCGAGGATGCCGCGACGCTGATCATGTCGGCCGGCGTCGTGCAGCCGGGCTCTGCGCCCGACCCGAAGAAAGCGGCGGCGCTTGCCGGCGTGGCGAATGCCGCACGTATCGCCAATGCCTCGACCACGCTCCAGCCCCAGCCCGCGAAAGTGGAGTGACGGCCGCCGATGACCGACGGAAAGACGCTCCACGACAAGGTGAATGACGCTCGCGTGGGCGGCGTGCGCATGCTCACGCCGGACGAAGCCAGCGCGTTGCTCGAGCGGGGCAGCGTCACCGTCATCGATGTCGGCGAGGAGTGGCAGTTGCGCGAGCGCGGCACGCTCCCCGGTGCCCGCAATATCAGCCGCGGCGAGCTCGAGATCAAAGCCGACACCAGGGAAGAGCGCCGCGATCCGGCCTTGCAGGATCGCAATCAGAAGATCCTCCTGACCTGCGGCGGTGGCGGCAAGGCGACGCTGTCGGCCGCCGCCCTGCAGGAAATGGGATTTACCGACGTGTCCGTGCTCGAGGGCGGCTGCCGCGGCTGGCAGAAGGCCGGCTATGCGCTGGAGCCGTATCCCGGCCCGGACACCGCCACTACCGCGCGGGACACCGGCAAGTAGAATCGACGGCCGACGGCCGGCCTTGCCGGGCCTGAACTCGACCGGAGCCGACGATGACAACCACGATCGCGATTCTTGCACCCGGCGCCATGGGCAGCGCGGTGGCCCGCCGCCTCAGTGAGCACGGCGTGCGCGTGCTGACGTCCTTGAAGGGGCGGAGCGAAGCGACGCTGAAACGGGCGGCGGACGCCGGCATGGTCGGTGCCGACGATGATGAGATCGCGGGTGCCGACATCATTCTCTCGATCGTGCCTCCGGGCGAGGCGGTGGCGCTGGCGGAGCGGCTGGCAGGGCTGATCGTCCGGCGCGAGAAGAAGC
The DNA window shown above is from Bradyrhizobium sp. CB1650 and carries:
- a CDS encoding beta-(1-6) glucans synthase; the protein is MWWWLATPITLARAPIDPSDKLQCVSYAPFRGDQTPLNEWTHIEADQIEQDLRQLKEITDCVRTYSMENGLDQVPAVATKVGGLKVIQGVWLGSNRAKNFAQVATAVRLTKEFPDTISSLVVGNEVLLRGEMTTADLIAIIRSVKGQVSVPVTYADVWEYWLKNRDVYDAVDFVTIHILPYWEDMPVRAKFAASHVESIRERMAVAFPGKEILIGETGWPSEGRMRDGALPSRTNQARVVSEILGLAKAQKFRVNLIEAYDQPWKRRLEGTVGGYWGLIDSVRRQLKYPPGQPISNFPYWKWYMGAGMGLSVLVFAVAGITLRRRPWTPRFSAWLGVGISATTAGILLGIGADKMYYESYGWGGWLQWGALLLAGILSPILCSQALVIGRSLPTFLDLLGPREERKWSKLTAVLGLTLVVTAVIAAETALGFVFDPRYRDFPYASLTMAVVPFALLMLNRPQIGVRPIAEAVFAGLLALSAAYTLLNEGRDNWQSLWTCAIYLLFALTLWRARAEQSQE
- the glmU gene encoding bifunctional UDP-N-acetylglucosamine diphosphorylase/glucosamine-1-phosphate N-acetyltransferase GlmU, with the translated sequence MTARSSLTIVLAAGEGTRMRSSLPKVLHPVASQTLLAHVLAAAPQGTGTSLAVVVGPDHQAVADEAKRIRPDALTFVQAERLGTAHAVLAAREAIARGADDLLIAFGDTPLISAETFARLRAPLAKGAALTALGFRAADPTGYGRFIVDGDHLVAIREQADASPEEREITLCNAGVMALDGRRALAILDKIGNANSKGEYYLTDAVGIVREQGGEAVVIETSEDEVRGINTKAQLAEAEAVMQARLRKAAMEAGVTLIAPETVFLAADTVFGKDVTIEPFVVIGPGVSIADGTVIHSFSHIVQTSLGRNVSIGPYARLRPGTSLGDGARIGNFVETKAATLEAGVKVNHLSYIGDATIGANSNIGAGTITCNYDGFKKHKTTIGQGAFVGTNSSLVAPIKIGNGAYIGSGSVITRDVPDDAMALERNQQTIREGGATRYRELKTGGKTPEK
- the glmS gene encoding glutamine--fructose-6-phosphate transaminase (isomerizing), giving the protein MCGIVGILGREPVAEQLVDSLKRLEYRGYDSAGVATLEGSHLERRRAEGKLKNLEKRLYAEPLLGTTGIGHTRWATHGKPTEHNAHPHATERVAVVHNGIIENFRELREELEKKGTVFHTETDTEIVLHLVDDLLTRGNKPVEAVKLTLARLRGAFALGFIFAGEDDLMIGARNGPPLAIGYGEGEMYLGSDAIALGPFTDTISYLDDGDWVVLSRKGATIFDKDGHAVQREKIKHAASTSLVDKANYRHFMAKEIHEQPEVVGHTLARYVDMATERVLLPVKLPFDFSAIERVTITACGTASYAGYVAKYWFERFARLPVEVDVASEFRYREAPLRKGDLAVFISQSGETADTLAALRYAKAAGVHTVAVVNVPTSTIARESETVLQTLAGPEIGVASTKAFTCQLMVLAALAVAAGKARGELSEQDETKLVHGLVEIPRLMADALTTEVQIEKLAREIARSRDVLYLGRGTSFPLALEGALKLKEISYIHAEGYAAGELKHGPIALIDENVPVVVIAPHDRVFEKTVSNMQEVAARGGNIILMTDAKGAAEATVDSLVTIVMPDMAAAFAPMVYAIPVQLLAYHTAVVMGTDVDQPRNLAKSVTVE
- a CDS encoding DUF502 domain-containing protein — encoded protein: MTARHDASPPASPVDPIPEPHTGLMGRFRNYFLTGLVVTGPIAITLYLVWWFVTWVDGVVRPFVPLAYRPETYLPYGVPGWGLIVAFFTLTLVGFLAANLIGRTLVDVGETFLGRIPAVRAIYRGLKQVFETLFSGKGSSFRKVGLVEFPSPGMWSIVLISQSPSEDIARSLPGEEHVSVFLPCSPNPTTGFFFYVPKSKIIEVELSAEDAATLIMSAGVVQPGSAPDPKKAAALAGVANAARIANASTTLQPQPAKVE
- a CDS encoding rhodanese-like domain-containing protein, whose amino-acid sequence is MTDGKTLHDKVNDARVGGVRMLTPDEASALLERGSVTVIDVGEEWQLRERGTLPGARNISRGELEIKADTREERRDPALQDRNQKILLTCGGGGKATLSAAALQEMGFTDVSVLEGGCRGWQKAGYALEPYPGPDTATTARDTGK